A segment of the Peptococcaceae bacterium 1198_IL3148 genome:
GATCCTCTAAAACTGAATATAAGTACATAACATCATCGCGATCCTGCTCTTCTTCGCTGGGATATTCTTTATCTTCACCAATGGCAAAACCATTATTGCCATTGTAACCCTCCGGCCACCAACCATCCAGCACACTGCAATTTAAAACTCCATTTAACCCAGCTTTCATCCCACTGGTGCCACTGGCTTCCATTGGCCAGCGGGGAGTATTTAACCAAACATCTACACCTTGAACTAAGTGACGCGCCATATTGATGTCATAGTTTTCTAAAAACACAATCTTGCCCCTAAACCGCTCATCATTTGAGGCCTCATATATCAGTTTGATTAATTCCTTACCAGGGTGATCTGCCGGATGAGCTTTGCCTGCAAAGATAATCTGCACTGGTTTGTCCTGATTGTTAAGCATCCGTGACAAGCGTTCCCTATCCCTAAATAAAAGTCCTGCCCTTTTATAGGTGGCAAACCGCCGGGCAAATCCAATGGTCAAAGCTTCGGGATCAAGATAATTTTCTACGTCTTTAATGCGGTTTAAGGATTCACGGTTGCGTATCCGTTGGTTTCTAAGATTTTGTCGCAAATAATCTATGCTTTTCTTCTTTAACTCCTTATGAACATGCCATAGTTGTTCATCCGGTATATTTTTAATTTTTCCCCAGATACTTTGATTTGATATATCTTTATGCCAATCGTCACCAATATATTGGTCAAATAAATTGCTCAATTCTTGGGCCAACCAGGTTTTGGTATGCACACCGTTTGTTACCGAACCAATTGGCACTTCTTCCAGTGGAATTGGCTGATACATGTGATGGAACATCTTGCGTGATACTTGCCCATGAAGTTTGCTAACTCCATTGGTATAACTGGATAAATTCATAGCCAAAAGTGTCATGTTAAATTTGTTACTGCCATGATCCATAGCCAATTTCATAAAGTCATCTCGGCTCATGCCCATTTGGCCATAGATATTGTGCAAATATTTTTCCACCATTTGCGGTTCAAATTTGTCATGACCTGCCGGCACTGGAGTGTGGGTGGTAAATAACGTATTGGCCTTCACTGCCTCTTTGGCAGTGGCTAAGGGCAACCCTTGACCTACTAATTCCCGTAAACGTTCACAACACAAAAAGGCGGCATGGCCTTCGTTTATGTGCCAAGCGAAAGGAGTTATCCCCATTGCCCTAAGGGCTTTTACTCCACCAATACCCAAAATAATTTCCTGGGATATACGCATGTCATTACCGCCACCATAGAGTTGTCCTGTAAGCATTCTATCTTCAGCACTATTCATCTGTATATCCGCATCCAGCAGGTATAGAGTGACCACACCAATCTTTACCTGCCAAACCTTAACATAAACCTGACGGCCTGGGAAATCCAATTCAATGATCACATCTTTTCCCTTGTCATCAGTAACGTGTTTAATGGGCATTTCCGCAAAATTTAAACAAGGATATTCAGATTGCTGAATACCTTCGTTATTAATTCGCTGTGTAAAATAACCTTGTTTATACAACAATCCCACCGCCACAAAGGGTAGGCCTAAATCACTTGCTGCTTTACAATGGTCACCAGCCAATAGCCCCAGTCCACCAGAATAGATGGGTAACGATTCATGTAAACCAAACTCAGCAGAAAAGTAAGCAATGGGATTACCCTGTTGATTGGGATACTGTCTTTGAAACCACTTTTCCTCACTCATGTATTGATCATAGCTAAAAAACACCTGGTCGTACGCCTGTAGAAACTCTTGGTCATTAATTACTCTATTCAGATCTTGCTGTTGTACATGTATCAAAAACTTTACTGGATTGTGGTAAACATCCTCCCAAAGTTTTTCATTAATTTTTCTAAAAAGTTGCGTAGCCAACGGGTTCCAGCTAAACCACAGGTTGTAAGCCAATTCCTGCAATCTGCCAATGCGCTCCGGTACTTTTGGATTTACTGTAACTGCCCTAAAATAATACATTCCGACAACCTCCAGAAAATATAATCTTCATTAAAAATTTATATGTATTGTGCCAATAAAATGTACCATCAATTCATCAAGTTTTTCGCAAATTTTCTACTATACTATTTTTTGCTTTTTTTTTGATTATAAAAAGAGGAATTGTTAAAGCCATGTCTAATTAGATTAACAATAGAAAAATTTCACAAAATATAAAAAAGGGGTGATCTAATGGCACGGGCGGGATTTAAAAATAGGAAAAAGGTAAAAATGTTGCTGTATATAGATTACAACACCCAAGTTTTTGAAGACTTCATTATTGGACCTGTGAATAACCGGGTTAAAATTTTTAAACGCAATGACCTATACTTTATAGATCGCATGGATGGAACTGCACCCACCGGTTATAATCGAATTAAACATTTGGTTAATGATATGGATAATGATATTTTAGATCACTTGGATAAATTAATATTTTAATACTAAAAATAATAAAGCCGGGATAACTCCCGGCTTTATTAGGCAAGCTCTGCTTGCACTAACTGTTCTACCTCACCATCTTGGGGAAAACGGCCTAGTTTTTTCTTGCTAAAAAGCAGTTTTTCGTTAAATTTCACTTCAAAGACCCCGCCACCCGAAGGAATTAACTCTAGTCCAGACAGGTTGTGTTTGTATTGCCGCAATAATTTTTCTGTCAAACTGACAGCTTTAGCTAAATACCCTCAAGCAATACAGTACTCAATAATAATTTTGTTAGCCACAACATCATCCCCTATTTTATTTTATTTTTATCCATCATACCAAACAAATATTAATCAATCAATTTAGGCCAACTTTTATTTATTAGGCAGGAAAAGCGCTCTGCAGGCTAGTATATTTTTACTATGATGATTAATGATATTTGGTATTTGGGAAAAGGACATTGGGCAACTTACACTGAAGATAGCTCCATTGCCGAACAACTTCATAATCTTACCGATGTACATTTGGTCACTGTATATCGGCATATAAAGAAGAATGATATTTTGGCCATGCAATTTACTTTCTATGACCAAGGCTTAGAAAACCACCAGCAACAATCCATTCTGTCTGTGGTTTGCTCGATAATGGGTTTAGATTTCAAACGCGTATTATTATTGAAACAGCGAGGTGACTCTTTACCATATTCCCGTAGATATTTGCCAAAGGGAGATCAGGTACAATTGCCCTTTAATGTTAATGGCCAAAGTACTAGAAAAGTGAAAAAACGGAAAAAAACTAGCCATTAAAAAAGGAACCGCAAGCGGTTCCTTTCGGTTATTCCTTATTCTTCTACAATTGTTACCTTATTCATCTTAGTGCCGGGCTTAATTTTATCCACTGCATCCATACCTTCAATTACTTGACCAAACACTGTATGCACGCCATCCAAGTGGGGTTGGGGTTCATAAACAATAAAGAATTGGCTACCACCGGTATCTTTACCGGCATGGGCCATGGATAATGCACCACGAACGTGTTTATTAGGATTGCCCTCGGTCTCACATTTTATGGTATAACCGGGGCCACCAGTGCCGGTGCCATAGGGGCAGCCGCCTTGGGCCACAAAACCAGGAATAACCCGATGGAAGTTAAGACCATCATAAAATCCTTTTTTAATTAAAGATTCAAAATTTGCCACAGTGCCGGGGGCATCTTTTTCAAATAATTCTATAACGATGTTCCCGTTATCTGTCTCGATAATTGCCTTTTTCATTGGTTGTAAAACCTCCCATCATTTTTCACACAATACTATTATATCCTAACTTTTTGACAAATACTACCTATATAATAAATATTGACAATCTTATTTAACTTAGTTAAACTCTAATATAAGTCATCTCTATCAGGAGTGAAAATAATGAGTAATCAAATAAAAAAGTCACGTAACCTGGCGGAGCTTTTTGTGCGGGTTTTTGAAAAAATAAAAATAGAATCACGCCGCCACCTGTGTGAAGAAATTGACATCACCCCTTCGCAATTTACCGCCCTAAAATACCTAAATCAACATGACAGTAATTTACTAAGTGATTTAGCCGAAGGATTATTAATCAGTAATGCAGCAGTAACCAAAATGACCGATCGGTTAGAAAAAAAGGGACTGGTTAAAAGGGTTAATCATGCCGGTGATAGACGGGCCACCGTACTAAAGTTAACAGCCCTCGGAAAAGAACTGGTTTCTAAAGCTACCCAGGCCGAAACAAATGGTTGGAAAAAAGTTATTGACCGCATGAGTGAAACCCAAAGGGATGCGTTAATGCAAGGCATTCAAGCCTTTATTAAATCTGGTCTGATTGATATTCGGGACTATAATGAAATTTGTTTGAAGTGTGGCATCGAGCACCAAGACAGTTGTCCGTTGGAGTGTACCGCCAAGGAAAAACAAGACAATTTATCTCCTTTAAGTCACTAAAAATGCCAAAGAGGGCATGTATTTAACCGGCCTCTATCTTGGCATTTTTTTAATGTGAATTTTAATAAATCAATTGCAAAATATACACCAAAATAGTATACTTAAGCCAATACATATGTATGACATAAATCATCAAAAATTAATTTATTTTGCTGTACAATACTTGTATAAATTTTGGTTAATAAGGGGGATTCAAAATGTCTACACAAAATTCCATCAAAGTAATTGATCCTCAAGATTGGGGAAGCAATGTAGACACATTGCCTGGTTTTTATATAGATAGCGAGAAACTATCGGTAATACAAGACTTAATGTTTTCAAAGTTAAACGTTATGCTAACGGGCGATCCTGGCACAGGAAAAACCGAACTTTGCCAAAGGTTAGCCAATGCACACAAATTGCCCTTTCATCGGGTAAACGTCGGGGCAATCCGTACCCCCAGGGATTGGTTCGGCCATTGGGAATTTGTCGATGGTAAAACTGTTTTTGTTAAATCACAATTTGTCGATGCCATTCAACGCCCGGGCATCGTTGCTTTAGATGAGTTTAACCGAGTAACACCGGATATTCACAACTCCATATACACTATCCTTGACCATAACCGTGAAGTATTTATTGAAGAAACTAAGGAAACCGTTAAAGTACACCCCCAGTGTATATTTATCGCCACCGAAAACCGGGGCCGTAGTCATACCGGGATTTTTATGGAGGACGCCGCGGTGGAAGACCGTTTTGAAACCGTTAGGTTGGAATTGCCTCCGGTTGATATCATGACCGAACTACTGGTTAATAACCATGGGGTGAATACAGAGCAGGCACAACTCTTAGCCCGTATTACCCACAAATTAAATGATCTTTACCACGAAGAAAGTCTCAGCAAAGCCACCGGTTTTAGACCAGCCATTGCTGCTGCAGCATTGCTTCGCCGTGATCAGCCATTGAAAACAGCACTGAAATACACCTATGTGCATCGTTATTCACCGGACGGTGGGATGGACAGCGAGCAAACAACAGTGTTGCAGGTTATCCAAGCTTATTTGCCTTAATCAAACCCGTCAGTTGTTTAGCATTGCGCCAGGAGGTGATGCAAATGGCCAGTTTATCAGATTTCTGGCTCACCGGCAGTGGTTTGGATGCCACACCCAGCAAAGTAACCAGTCATGCCAAACTTTTTTCTACCGAAACTAGCGACCAGCAGGACGCTGACGAATCCCAAGCCTATACTCTGGTGGCAGTACTAAATGCTGTGGCCAGAATTGTGGATATTGTGCATGGGAAACAAAAATTTAAAGTAAACTTTTCATCCAAAGATATGGTAACGGACCTTTCCCAGGGGATTATTACGTTAAATGCCAAACCCATCATCAACCCTCCCGGGGGATACTCGCTGGCAGATTCTGTGGATGTGCTCACCGGCATGGCTTTACACGAAGCGGCTCACGCCCAATACACAGATGTTACCTTTTATACCGAAATACCAGGTAACCCCTTTATGGGGGCGGTGCGCAACCTGGTGGAAGATATTTATGTTGAGAGGTTAACTACGCTATTATACCCTGGCTACCAAGGTTATTTTAAAAAATATCGTTATTACACCTTTGATCTGGGTAAAAAGCATCCCCCGGAAATTAAAGGTGAAAATTTAATGGATTATGAATTGAACAAACGAACCGTTGATTTGATATTGATGTTACAATCAACCACCGGTTATGTATCTGATATCGCTAGGGTGCGCAAGGCGGCGGAAGTGGTTGACGCCCGTTTGACGGCATCAAAGTTTGAGCATTTGCTTAAAGTAAACCCCAGAAACTTGGCACTAAGAGTATATAACGAGTTATTTGGCAACATTATTCAACATGACGTTGCCTACAGCAAGCCGGTAAATTTTATTGACCAGTATA
Coding sequences within it:
- a CDS encoding Rdx family protein; amino-acid sequence: MANKIIIEYCIAUGYLAKAVSLTEKLLRQYKHNLSGLELIPSGGGVFEVKFNEKLLFSKKKLGRFPQDGEVEQLVQAELA
- a CDS encoding AAA family ATPase codes for the protein MSTQNSIKVIDPQDWGSNVDTLPGFYIDSEKLSVIQDLMFSKLNVMLTGDPGTGKTELCQRLANAHKLPFHRVNVGAIRTPRDWFGHWEFVDGKTVFVKSQFVDAIQRPGIVALDEFNRVTPDIHNSIYTILDHNREVFIEETKETVKVHPQCIFIATENRGRSHTGIFMEDAAVEDRFETVRLELPPVDIMTELLVNNHGVNTEQAQLLARITHKLNDLYHEESLSKATGFRPAIAAAALLRRDQPLKTALKYTYVHRYSPDGGMDSEQTTVLQVIQAYLP
- a CDS encoding peptidylprolyl isomerase codes for the protein MKKAIIETDNGNIVIELFEKDAPGTVANFESLIKKGFYDGLNFHRVIPGFVAQGGCPYGTGTGGPGYTIKCETEGNPNKHVRGALSMAHAGKDTGGSQFFIVYEPQPHLDGVHTVFGQVIEGMDAVDKIKPGTKMNKVTIVEE
- the glgP gene encoding alpha-glucan family phosphorylase, whose translation is MYYFRAVTVNPKVPERIGRLQELAYNLWFSWNPLATQLFRKINEKLWEDVYHNPVKFLIHVQQQDLNRVINDQEFLQAYDQVFFSYDQYMSEEKWFQRQYPNQQGNPIAYFSAEFGLHESLPIYSGGLGLLAGDHCKAASDLGLPFVAVGLLYKQGYFTQRINNEGIQQSEYPCLNFAEMPIKHVTDDKGKDVIIELDFPGRQVYVKVWQVKIGVVTLYLLDADIQMNSAEDRMLTGQLYGGGNDMRISQEIILGIGGVKALRAMGITPFAWHINEGHAAFLCCERLRELVGQGLPLATAKEAVKANTLFTTHTPVPAGHDKFEPQMVEKYLHNIYGQMGMSRDDFMKLAMDHGSNKFNMTLLAMNLSSYTNGVSKLHGQVSRKMFHHMYQPIPLEEVPIGSVTNGVHTKTWLAQELSNLFDQYIGDDWHKDISNQSIWGKIKNIPDEQLWHVHKELKKKSIDYLRQNLRNQRIRNRESLNRIKDVENYLDPEALTIGFARRFATYKRAGLLFRDRERLSRMLNNQDKPVQIIFAGKAHPADHPGKELIKLIYEASNDERFRGKIVFLENYDINMARHLVQGVDVWLNTPRWPMEASGTSGMKAGLNGVLNCSVLDGWWPEGYNGNNGFAIGEDKEYPSEEEQDRDDVMYLYSVLEDQIIPSYYGDKDGFSKEWVTKMKECLMTIPWQFSTERMVKDYTNDYYVNCINRGIEFQSNNYEIAAKVKGFKQFIMENWHQVMIQSVETNGKDNMFVGEELSLEAQVKLGPIWHKDVSVEIVYGSEDGSTLNNVNNVQMQYVEQISEGVHRFRGSLNLEQGTLGYTIRVRPESPHFASKFELPLVTWAANF
- a CDS encoding MarR family transcriptional regulator — protein: MSNQIKKSRNLAELFVRVFEKIKIESRRHLCEEIDITPSQFTALKYLNQHDSNLLSDLAEGLLISNAAVTKMTDRLEKKGLVKRVNHAGDRRATVLKLTALGKELVSKATQAETNGWKKVIDRMSETQRDALMQGIQAFIKSGLIDIRDYNEICLKCGIEHQDSCPLECTAKEKQDNLSPLSH